The following DNA comes from Verrucomicrobiia bacterium.
TCTCCCCACCCACCCCATTCGTCCCCTGCAACTTCAATAACAACCCATGCGCCTCACGGAACCTTGGTGCCTCCTCCAACGCCCGCAGCACGTGCTCCTTCGCCTGCACCGGATTCTTCTCCGTCAATAATTTCGCCAGCCGGTAATGCACCTCTGCCGGATCCGCCGGGTCCAGTTGCAGCAACCGCTTATACGCATCCGCCGCCTTCTCTGGATTGCCCGTCGATTCATTAGATTTGCCTGCAAACCAATACGGTTGCGCCAACAACGGATTCACCGCCAGGAACCGGTCTGAGTTCACCTGCACCAGTTTCCAATCCTGCTGCTCCACCCCGATCTCCATGAGCCGCAGATACGCATCCACCGCCTCGCCATCAATCGCCGCCAACTTCTCCAGCGTCGCCCTTTCCTCTCCCGTCTCCTTCATATTCCGATGCGCCGTCGCCAGCATGTAATACGCGCTGTCCGATCCGATCTGCCGCGGATACGCTTCAATGAGTTTCTTCAACGGCTCCTTCGCCTCCGCCCATTTCTTCTCCCGCAACAACGCCGCGCTCTTCTGCAACAGCACATAATAATTCCGCGGATCACCGATCAATTGGTCCACAACCTCTGCTCCCGGCACATTAGATTTCGGGTCCGGCTTCCTGAACGACAACTGCGGTGCCAAGCCCTCCGCCAGCTTCTTCGCATACGCCGCGAATTCCTTCTCCACCTTCTCCATCGGCTGCGTGTTCTTCGCGATGGCCTCGTTGATACCTACGCCTTCATGCAAATCCTTGAGAATCTTCCGCAACGCCTCAATGCCATACTTCTCCACCAGGTGCTCCACCACCAGTGAGGATTGATAATACGCGAACTGCACGTGCAACCCGCTTTTCGCATTCAGGAACGCCCCGCTCAATTCGCTCACCGGCGTCAGGTCCTCGCCCAGCACCATCTCGCGATACTGCGCATTCATGTGCTGGCCCCACACCGGGTTCGCCTGCCGCTCCTCATACACCGAAATGCCCTCGCTCAACCACCGTGGCATGCGATTCCGCGTCAGCTCCAGCGTCACCACGTGACAGAACTCATGCCACAACACTGCCTCCCAATTCGCCGACCGGCTCACCTGCGCGGAAGGACTGTTCGCCGTGATGACCTTGCCAAAGCACACCCCGAGGAAGCCCGGATTATCCGGCATCCCGAACGTCCGCACACCGAAATCCTTCTGACTGCCAAAAATCTCCACCGTGATCGGCTGCTTCAATTCCAGCCCATACTTTGCGCACAGATTCGTCCGTGCGCGCTCCAGCAATTCCAGCACGCGATCGCCAAAGATCGGTCCCTCCTTCGCCGGCATGCGCACGATGAAATACTGGTTCGTGATCGTCGCGTAGCTGTCCAGCACACCCTTCAACGTCGTAAGGTTATACGCCGTCACATCGTATTCATCCGCGCGATGCACCTCATCGGCGAGTATCCATCCCTCATCCGTCTTGCCGATGCGCAAATAATCCTGCGCGAGCTGTGCTTTTGCCGGAAGATACTCCGCATCGAACTTCAATGCCTGCCGCTGGAACTCCGCCCCTTCGGCAAACCGATACTTCTGCGACAGCTTCAATCCGATGAGATGATCCACCTTCGGATTGTTCTTCCACAGCTTCAGCGCCTCCTCGCGGCACCGCTTCTCCTCCGCCGCATTGTTCTTCAGATGCGCCAGCACGGCTTGATACGCCCACACCTCAGGCAGCTTCGGATTGATCTTCAGCACTTCATCGACCGTGATCTTCGCTGCCTCGTATTGCTCCGCATCAATGAAATGATCGACGAGCAGCAGCCGCGCTTCCGCATGATTCTTGTTTGCTGCAAGCGCCTTGTTTACCAGTTCGACCATCGCCTTGCGGTCGCTCGGCGCATAAGCCTTTGCCAATCCATAAAGCAGATCGGCGTCCTTCGGATGACTCTGCAGGCCTCGCTGAAATTCTTTCGACGCCATCTCGTAATCATGTTTCTCCAGCGCCAGATCGCCCATGGCCAGATAAACGTCGCGATTCGTCGCGTCCTGCTGTTTCAACGGCACATAAAATGTATCCATTACGCGCTTCGGATCTGCTCCAAGCAACAGCGCCGTGCGTCCGAGTGTGATCATACTCTGAGCATCGCGATACGCATACGTGCGCGAACCCGCGAGGTAGTTGATCTCCGATAACATCGACTTGGCGCGATCACCCTGCCCATTCGCCCGATGAATTTCCCAAGATAGCAACCGCAACCGCACGCTGGAATAATAACGCGGCACCGACTTCGTGATCATCTCCAGGGCTTCCGGATATTTTCCCTGCGCGAGCAAGGCGCGCCCGTTCAAGGCTCGCCATTCTTCATCATACTCATTATCGTCAATGGCCGCCTTCGTCACCTTCTCGCATTCGGCATACTTGCCCTCGCGCAAAAGCTTGCGCGCATCCTCCAATTCCGCTGCCTCTGTAATCATTGGAACGGCGATCAAGGCCATCAATAGGCCGCTGAAAAATGAAATCGCTCGCGAAAATCCTCCGCTTAATCCCGGTGATGGAGTCTGGTTGCTCATCGTTTTAAGGGCTTTCTTAACACTTCAAAGGTTAGCGGTGAACCGGAGGAAATCAACGAATGTTGGTCATTTTTGACCACTTTTTCGAAGGATTACAAAATTTCCTGCTTTCAGCCAAACTACCGCTCTACCAGCAGTTTACATTTAAAACCTCAATAAATGCTAAAGTTTCTCAAGAAAATGCCGTTGACTGCATCATAAAGCACAATAGGGTGCGCACCCCGTTTGAAAACGGGATGTGTCGGGTTTATAGGACTATTTGCTGAAGCAGAATCGCCAGCTTTCGGCCCCCGGGGAACGCCGTTTCCCGCTCGCTGATGGCACTGACGAAACTTTAATGCCGGTAAACCGGCACTTTGCAGGCGGCAGTTTAGAGACTGTCCATCCGCTCCCCGCCAAGGGGCATGCCGCTGCAAGGTACGCCGCCGGTAGTAGTCCTGATTTATGAAACGCATCCTATTGCTGACGGTCCTGGTGTGGGCAGGGTTCACTTCGCCCGCCAGTGCTGCCACGTACGGACAAAAAGTAGTGGCTGCCGTACTCCTCGCAGAAGCCCGTGGTGAAGGCGAGACCGGCATGGTCGCCGTCGCCGAGGTCATCCGTCGTCGTGCAGACCAAGAAGGCGTGTCCCCACTGAGAGTGGTCAAACCTGGCGCATTCTCCAGCCTCAATGGCAAGACCCATGACGAGATCGTGAAGGAGTTCTATAAGCATCCTCAGTTCTCGCAGGCCCTGCGCATCGCCCGTACGACTTACAATGAACCGCAAAAACTGCGCAACATCACACGTGGCGCCACCCACTTCACGCACAAGAAAGAAACTCCTTACTGGGCCGTGAACCAGACTCCCGTCGCCGTCATCGGCAATCACGCATTCTATCGTTTGGATAGCTGGTAAAGAAATATTACCAGCATATCAAAAAGCAGTAATCAGAGTGTTGGATCATGACCAGGTGAATCAAAGTCACCTGTGTTCGATCACTTCTTTCCGTATTTCTCCAGCAACTCGTCCAGATGCTGCAACTGGATGTCCC
Coding sequences within:
- a CDS encoding tetratricopeptide repeat protein, translating into MSNQTPSPGLSGGFSRAISFFSGLLMALIAVPMITEAAELEDARKLLREGKYAECEKVTKAAIDDNEYDEEWRALNGRALLAQGKYPEALEMITKSVPRYYSSVRLRLLSWEIHRANGQGDRAKSMLSEINYLAGSRTYAYRDAQSMITLGRTALLLGADPKRVMDTFYVPLKQQDATNRDVYLAMGDLALEKHDYEMASKEFQRGLQSHPKDADLLYGLAKAYAPSDRKAMVELVNKALAANKNHAEARLLLVDHFIDAEQYEAAKITVDEVLKINPKLPEVWAYQAVLAHLKNNAAEEKRCREEALKLWKNNPKVDHLIGLKLSQKYRFAEGAEFQRQALKFDAEYLPAKAQLAQDYLRIGKTDEGWILADEVHRADEYDVTAYNLTTLKGVLDSYATITNQYFIVRMPAKEGPIFGDRVLELLERARTNLCAKYGLELKQPITVEIFGSQKDFGVRTFGMPDNPGFLGVCFGKVITANSPSAQVSRSANWEAVLWHEFCHVVTLELTRNRMPRWLSEGISVYEERQANPVWGQHMNAQYREMVLGEDLTPVSELSGAFLNAKSGLHVQFAYYQSSLVVEHLVEKYGIEALRKILKDLHEGVGINEAIAKNTQPMEKVEKEFAAYAKKLAEGLAPQLSFRKPDPKSNVPGAEVVDQLIGDPRNYYVLLQKSAALLREKKWAEAKEPLKKLIEAYPRQIGSDSAYYMLATAHRNMKETGEERATLEKLAAIDGEAVDAYLRLMEIGVEQQDWKLVQVNSDRFLAVNPLLAQPYWFAGKSNESTGNPEKAADAYKRLLQLDPADPAEVHYRLAKLLTEKNPVQAKEHVLRALEEAPRFREAHGLLLKLQGTNGVGGEKKAAGFE
- a CDS encoding cell wall hydrolase, which codes for MKRILLLTVLVWAGFTSPASAATYGQKVVAAVLLAEARGEGETGMVAVAEVIRRRADQEGVSPLRVVKPGAFSSLNGKTHDEIVKEFYKHPQFSQALRIARTTYNEPQKLRNITRGATHFTHKKETPYWAVNQTPVAVIGNHAFYRLDSW